In Vespa crabro chromosome 5, iyVesCrab1.2, whole genome shotgun sequence, a single window of DNA contains:
- the LOC124424374 gene encoding uncharacterized protein LOC124424374 isoform X7 gives MNIRQRRSAEITVNSDEQNAVFVRITEDAALPTTIELTDDDATLLSEKPEAASTRRLSDVDRILLDSLDITLSRIKRTGKFLTMHKRRRKKLVTRSLNQEPAILDDIFHGLVQCILQKAGNWRFNAFTLETVTGGRSLPVLCVHLFHWYGLLEYFNLDVVTVWKLFAFIEEGYHSTNPYHNSIHATDVTQAMHCFLQEEKIRTHLTHLEIMASLIAAVTHDLDHPGVNQPFLVATSNHLAALYQNTSVLENHHWRSAIGCLIESGVSDQLPGEIKSELQHHISSLILATDITRQQEFLTCFRHYLDENILDMKKSEDRHFILQIALKCADISNPCRPWDISRKWSYKVCEEFFRQGDYERRLNLPVTPLCDRHSTSIPKIQVGFFKFVVTPLYEEWHRFLGDGLSVSLMEYLRSNQKKWETLIAQETAEDTETEISELEEIDIISSGEEITGDDDSGSIDLLIPTSYIQGTKRSSLPGKTIFGRVGRRHSVPLSVSKPLSLSIRNTDRRDSFPSEHGKLKNHTIKLKEQNPLEPSTLSLLSSKTSIIGGESSEKCTVVERPVSAENLLPEPSIASITNSTEASRLSTVLQSDNQKVATQMKQLTRQQTFPPLQPYARMRYMSTTAELSQCYTQILMEADSISSSSSSPTKDKSCSGGRCGTPPILDMDVISFKKTTGIKSSRESLSSDILCRKRTSTFAELNRQKLESNLNAEYPRRHSMQVVRNDETNSKHRHKRPSSAQGSDSTEVFYASLTGSHSNKDSFGDIQKIESNIEIKPSPTKLPSDEIRTILASKISEHYTLTHHIKIKNTDSELRRYSTPVTESKPLTDNTGRRFTTIPVSSELSTHKFFIGSPPDSPPRVQSVSSSSDSGSEPRRSIGDSTGESLTSTNKKDSDYVREKVFKIAKLSFDVQMKENVDPRGFEESGKNISLSRRNSQGWEKRRGSAPVALLSRLDDFTMISMPQKVDHSCRRGSVPADITRHQDNLTKGGFNRLALGPREENLPAPRRASLPQEATLRNILGNVFSLPNERENFPLINNNNNNNNNTESSNNNGTNRAFDSIASVPGMPSPRRGSIPADISELRRELFNKSNVNGKPRNRKKVLKRRSSGGPEMFAGGIVEGNDIGTSHKWKRELGKRDSIPEPLVKRRGSLPIEMVAASHAGSASGARRSSLWRL, from the exons ATGAATATAAGacag AGGCGGTCTGCCGAAATAACGGTGAATAGCGACGAACAGAATGCAGTGTTTGTGCGAATCACCG AAGATGCCGCATTACCAACGACCATTGAGCTGACCGATGATGATGCCACATTACTATCTGAGAAACCGGAAGCAGCATCCACGAGACGTTTGTCGGACGTCGACCGAATTTTATTAGATAGTTTGGACATTACACTATCCAGGATAAAACGTACCGGCAAATTTTTAACGATGCATAAAAGACGACGTAAAAAGCTCGTTACAAGATCTCTCAATCAAGAACCGGCTATATTGGATGACATTTTTCATGGTTTAGTTCAG TGTATTTTGCAAAAAGCCGGAAACTGGCGATTTAACGCTTTCACGTTGGAAACAGTTACGGGTG GACGTTCTCTGCCAGTATTATGCGTTCATCTATTTCATTGGTACGGGCtccttgaatattttaatttagatGTCGTTACTGTTTGGAAACTCTTCG CTTTTATCGAAGAGGGTTATCACAGTACAAATCCTTACCACAACAGTATACACGCCACGGATGTTACTCAGGCGATGCATTGTTTCCTCCAAGAGGAAAAA ATTCGAACGCACTTAACCCATTTAGAAATTATGGCTTCCTTGATAGCTGCGGTAACCCACGATTTGGATCATCCAGGTGTTAATCAACCGTTCTTAGTCGCAACGAGTAATCATCTGGCTGCATTATATCAG AATACGTCGGTTCTGGAGAATCATCACTGGAGGTCCGCCATCGGATGTCTTATAGAAAGCGGTGTTTCCGATCAATTACCAGGTGAAATAAAATCGGAACTTCAACATCATATCAGTTCGTTGATTTTGGCTACGGATATCACGAGGCAACAGGAATTCCTTACATGTTTTAGG CATTATCTGGATGAAAATATTCTTGATATGAAGAAATCCGAGGATCGTCATTTCATATTGCAGATAGCATTAAAATGTGCCGATATATCGAATCCATGTAGGCCCTGGGATATATCAAGGAAATGGTCTTACAAAGTCTGCGAAGAATTCTTTCGACAAGGTGATTACGAACGTCGCCTTAATTTACCAGTAACGCCATTGTGCGATCGACACTCGACAAGTATTCCAAAGATTCAAGTTGGATTTTTCAAATTCGTCGTTACGCCTCTTTACGAAGAATGGCATCGTTTTCTTGGTGATGGTTTAAGCGTTTCCTTGATGGAATATCTACGTAGTAATCAGAAAAAATGGGAAACACTTATAGCCCAAGAAACCGCCGAAGATACGGAAACAGAAATTTCGGAATTGGAggaaatagatattattagttCCGGGGAAGAAATCACCGGGGATGATGATTCAGGTAGCATAGATTTATTGATTCCAACGTCATACATACAAGGTACTAAAAGGTCCAGTTTGCCAGGGAAAACAATATTCGGTCGAGTCGGTAGACGTCATTCTGTACCTCTTAGCGTATCGAAACCATTATCCCTATCGATTCGAAATACAGACAGGAGAGATAGTTTTCCAAGCGAACACGGTAAATTGAAGAATCATACGATTAAATTGAAGGAACAAAATCCTTTGGAACCAAGtacattgtcattgttatcgtcaaaAACGAGTATTATAGGAGGAGAATCGTCGGAAAAATGTACTGTCGTTGAGAGACCTGTCAGCGCTGAAAATCTATTACCGGAGCCTAGTATAGCTAGTATAACCAATAGTACCGAAGCATCGAGATTAAGTACGGTCCTTCAGTCAGACAATCAGAAAGTTGCTACGCAAATGAAACAATTGACGAGACAACAAACCTTCCCGCCATTGCAACCATACGCTAGAATGAGATATATGTCAACAACGGCAGAATTGTCTCAATGTTACACGCAGATTTTAATGGAGGCCGATAGTATTTCCAGTTCTTCTTCGAGTCCTACAAAAGATAAATCTTGTTCCGGTGGTCGCTGTGGAACACCTCCAATTCTAGACATGGATGTAATTTCATTTAAGAAAACAACTGGCATTAAGTCATCGAGAGAATCTCTTTCGTCTGATATATTATGCAGAAAGAGAACCTCGACTTTCGCAGAATTAAATAGACAAAAATTAGAGTCTAATCTTAATGCTGAATATCCAAGGCGTCACTCCATGCAAGTCGTTCGTAACGACGAAACGAATTCGAAACATCGACATAAACGACCATCTTCGGCTCAGGGATCTGACTCTACCGAAGTATTTTATGCTTCTTTAACTGGCTCCCACAGCAATAAGGATTCGTTTGGTGATATACAAAAGATAGAATCCAACATCGAAATTAAGCCTAGTCCGACGAAGTTACCGTCTGATGAAATACGAACTATTTTGGCAAGCAAAATATCGGAACACTATACGTTAACCcatcatattaaaattaaaaatacggATTCGGAATTACGTAGATATTCAACCCCTGTAACCGAATCCAAACCGTTGACTGATAATACCGGTAGACGATTCACTACGATACCTGTATCTTCTGAGCTTAGCActcataaatttttcattggcAGTCCTCCCGACTCACCTCCACGGGTTCAAAGTGTATCCTCTTCAAGCGATAGTGGTAGTGAACCAAGAAGGAGTATCGGTGATTCGACTGGTGAAAGTTTAACCTCAACTAATAAAAAGGATTCTGATTATGTGAGGGAGAAAGTTTTCAAGATCGCCAAACTAAGTTTCGATGTGCAAATGAAAGAGAACGTCGATCCACGAGGCTTCGAAGAATCCGGCAaaaatatctctttatctcgaaGAAATAGTCAg GGCTGGGAAAAGAGACGTGGATCAGCTCCAGTTGCATTATTATCAAGACTAGATGATTTCACAATGATTTCTATGCCACAAAAAGTAGATCATAGTTGCAGACGTGGTTCCGTACCAGCCGACATTACTAGGCATCAAGATAATTTAACAA aagGAGGATTCAATCGTTTAGCATTGGGACCACGAGAAGAAAATCTTCCCGCACCCAGAAGAGCTAGTCTTCCGCAGGAAGCTACATTGAGGAATATTCTTGGCAATGTGTTTTCTTTACCCA atgaaagagaaaatttcccgctgatcaataataacaataacaataacaataatacagaaagtagtaacaataatggaACAAACAGAGCATTTGATAGTATTGCTTCTGTTCCTGGTATGCCATCACCTAGGAGGGGTTCCATACCAGCAGATATATCAGAGTTAAGACGAGAATTATTTAACAAGAGTAACGTCAATGGGAAACCACGTAACCGGAAGAAAGtcttaaaaagaagaagtagcgGTGGACCAGAAATGTTCGCAGGAGGTATCGTCGAAGGAAATGACATTGGAACGTCCCATAAATGGAAGAGAGAACTTGGAAAGAGAGATTCTATTCCTGAACCTCTCGTAAAACGACGAGGTTCTCTTCCCATAGAGATGGTTGCCGCTTCTCATGCTG GATCAGCATCAGGAGCCCGAAGATCCAGCCTCTGGAGGCTTTAG
- the LOC124424374 gene encoding uncharacterized protein LOC124424374 isoform X5: MDPLRTNVFSDSRRSAEITVNSDEQNAVFVRITEDAALPTTIELTDDDATLLSEKPEAASTRRLSDVDRILLDSLDITLSRIKRTGKFLTMHKRRRKKLVTRSLNQEPAILDDIFHGLVQCILQKAGNWRFNAFTLETVTGGRSLPVLCVHLFHWYGLLEYFNLDVVTVWKLFAFIEEGYHSTNPYHNSIHATDVTQAMHCFLQEEKIRTHLTHLEIMASLIAAVTHDLDHPGVNQPFLVATSNHLAALYQNTSVLENHHWRSAIGCLIESGVSDQLPGEIKSELQHHISSLILATDITRQQEFLTCFRHYLDENILDMKKSEDRHFILQIALKCADISNPCRPWDISRKWSYKVCEEFFRQGDYERRLNLPVTPLCDRHSTSIPKIQVGFFKFVVTPLYEEWHRFLGDGLSVSLMEYLRSNQKKWETLIAQETAEDTETEISELEEIDIISSGEEITGDDDSGSIDLLIPTSYIQGTKRSSLPGKTIFGRVGRRHSVPLSVSKPLSLSIRNTDRRDSFPSEHGKLKNHTIKLKEQNPLEPSTLSLLSSKTSIIGGESSEKCTVVERPVSAENLLPEPSIASITNSTEASRLSTVLQSDNQKVATQMKQLTRQQTFPPLQPYARMRYMSTTAELSQCYTQILMEADSISSSSSSPTKDKSCSGGRCGTPPILDMDVISFKKTTGIKSSRESLSSDILCRKRTSTFAELNRQKLESNLNAEYPRRHSMQVVRNDETNSKHRHKRPSSAQGSDSTEVFYASLTGSHSNKDSFGDIQKIESNIEIKPSPTKLPSDEIRTILASKISEHYTLTHHIKIKNTDSELRRYSTPVTESKPLTDNTGRRFTTIPVSSELSTHKFFIGSPPDSPPRVQSVSSSSDSGSEPRRSIGDSTGESLTSTNKKDSDYVREKVFKIAKLSFDVQMKENVDPRGFEESGKNISLSRRNSQGWEKRRGSAPVALLSRLDDFTMISMPQKVDHSCRRGSVPADITRHQDNLTKGGFNRLALGPREENLPAPRRASLPQEATLRNILGNVFSLPNERENFPLINNNNNNNNNTESSNNNGTNRAFDSIASVPGMPSPRRGSIPADISELRRELFNKSNVNGKPRNRKKVLKRRSSGGPEMFAGGIVEGNDIGTSHKWKRELGKRDSIPEPLVKRRGSLPIEMVAASHAGSASGARRSSLWRL, translated from the exons AGGCGGTCTGCCGAAATAACGGTGAATAGCGACGAACAGAATGCAGTGTTTGTGCGAATCACCG AAGATGCCGCATTACCAACGACCATTGAGCTGACCGATGATGATGCCACATTACTATCTGAGAAACCGGAAGCAGCATCCACGAGACGTTTGTCGGACGTCGACCGAATTTTATTAGATAGTTTGGACATTACACTATCCAGGATAAAACGTACCGGCAAATTTTTAACGATGCATAAAAGACGACGTAAAAAGCTCGTTACAAGATCTCTCAATCAAGAACCGGCTATATTGGATGACATTTTTCATGGTTTAGTTCAG TGTATTTTGCAAAAAGCCGGAAACTGGCGATTTAACGCTTTCACGTTGGAAACAGTTACGGGTG GACGTTCTCTGCCAGTATTATGCGTTCATCTATTTCATTGGTACGGGCtccttgaatattttaatttagatGTCGTTACTGTTTGGAAACTCTTCG CTTTTATCGAAGAGGGTTATCACAGTACAAATCCTTACCACAACAGTATACACGCCACGGATGTTACTCAGGCGATGCATTGTTTCCTCCAAGAGGAAAAA ATTCGAACGCACTTAACCCATTTAGAAATTATGGCTTCCTTGATAGCTGCGGTAACCCACGATTTGGATCATCCAGGTGTTAATCAACCGTTCTTAGTCGCAACGAGTAATCATCTGGCTGCATTATATCAG AATACGTCGGTTCTGGAGAATCATCACTGGAGGTCCGCCATCGGATGTCTTATAGAAAGCGGTGTTTCCGATCAATTACCAGGTGAAATAAAATCGGAACTTCAACATCATATCAGTTCGTTGATTTTGGCTACGGATATCACGAGGCAACAGGAATTCCTTACATGTTTTAGG CATTATCTGGATGAAAATATTCTTGATATGAAGAAATCCGAGGATCGTCATTTCATATTGCAGATAGCATTAAAATGTGCCGATATATCGAATCCATGTAGGCCCTGGGATATATCAAGGAAATGGTCTTACAAAGTCTGCGAAGAATTCTTTCGACAAGGTGATTACGAACGTCGCCTTAATTTACCAGTAACGCCATTGTGCGATCGACACTCGACAAGTATTCCAAAGATTCAAGTTGGATTTTTCAAATTCGTCGTTACGCCTCTTTACGAAGAATGGCATCGTTTTCTTGGTGATGGTTTAAGCGTTTCCTTGATGGAATATCTACGTAGTAATCAGAAAAAATGGGAAACACTTATAGCCCAAGAAACCGCCGAAGATACGGAAACAGAAATTTCGGAATTGGAggaaatagatattattagttCCGGGGAAGAAATCACCGGGGATGATGATTCAGGTAGCATAGATTTATTGATTCCAACGTCATACATACAAGGTACTAAAAGGTCCAGTTTGCCAGGGAAAACAATATTCGGTCGAGTCGGTAGACGTCATTCTGTACCTCTTAGCGTATCGAAACCATTATCCCTATCGATTCGAAATACAGACAGGAGAGATAGTTTTCCAAGCGAACACGGTAAATTGAAGAATCATACGATTAAATTGAAGGAACAAAATCCTTTGGAACCAAGtacattgtcattgttatcgtcaaaAACGAGTATTATAGGAGGAGAATCGTCGGAAAAATGTACTGTCGTTGAGAGACCTGTCAGCGCTGAAAATCTATTACCGGAGCCTAGTATAGCTAGTATAACCAATAGTACCGAAGCATCGAGATTAAGTACGGTCCTTCAGTCAGACAATCAGAAAGTTGCTACGCAAATGAAACAATTGACGAGACAACAAACCTTCCCGCCATTGCAACCATACGCTAGAATGAGATATATGTCAACAACGGCAGAATTGTCTCAATGTTACACGCAGATTTTAATGGAGGCCGATAGTATTTCCAGTTCTTCTTCGAGTCCTACAAAAGATAAATCTTGTTCCGGTGGTCGCTGTGGAACACCTCCAATTCTAGACATGGATGTAATTTCATTTAAGAAAACAACTGGCATTAAGTCATCGAGAGAATCTCTTTCGTCTGATATATTATGCAGAAAGAGAACCTCGACTTTCGCAGAATTAAATAGACAAAAATTAGAGTCTAATCTTAATGCTGAATATCCAAGGCGTCACTCCATGCAAGTCGTTCGTAACGACGAAACGAATTCGAAACATCGACATAAACGACCATCTTCGGCTCAGGGATCTGACTCTACCGAAGTATTTTATGCTTCTTTAACTGGCTCCCACAGCAATAAGGATTCGTTTGGTGATATACAAAAGATAGAATCCAACATCGAAATTAAGCCTAGTCCGACGAAGTTACCGTCTGATGAAATACGAACTATTTTGGCAAGCAAAATATCGGAACACTATACGTTAACCcatcatattaaaattaaaaatacggATTCGGAATTACGTAGATATTCAACCCCTGTAACCGAATCCAAACCGTTGACTGATAATACCGGTAGACGATTCACTACGATACCTGTATCTTCTGAGCTTAGCActcataaatttttcattggcAGTCCTCCCGACTCACCTCCACGGGTTCAAAGTGTATCCTCTTCAAGCGATAGTGGTAGTGAACCAAGAAGGAGTATCGGTGATTCGACTGGTGAAAGTTTAACCTCAACTAATAAAAAGGATTCTGATTATGTGAGGGAGAAAGTTTTCAAGATCGCCAAACTAAGTTTCGATGTGCAAATGAAAGAGAACGTCGATCCACGAGGCTTCGAAGAATCCGGCAaaaatatctctttatctcgaaGAAATAGTCAg GGCTGGGAAAAGAGACGTGGATCAGCTCCAGTTGCATTATTATCAAGACTAGATGATTTCACAATGATTTCTATGCCACAAAAAGTAGATCATAGTTGCAGACGTGGTTCCGTACCAGCCGACATTACTAGGCATCAAGATAATTTAACAA aagGAGGATTCAATCGTTTAGCATTGGGACCACGAGAAGAAAATCTTCCCGCACCCAGAAGAGCTAGTCTTCCGCAGGAAGCTACATTGAGGAATATTCTTGGCAATGTGTTTTCTTTACCCA atgaaagagaaaatttcccgctgatcaataataacaataacaataacaataatacagaaagtagtaacaataatggaACAAACAGAGCATTTGATAGTATTGCTTCTGTTCCTGGTATGCCATCACCTAGGAGGGGTTCCATACCAGCAGATATATCAGAGTTAAGACGAGAATTATTTAACAAGAGTAACGTCAATGGGAAACCACGTAACCGGAAGAAAGtcttaaaaagaagaagtagcgGTGGACCAGAAATGTTCGCAGGAGGTATCGTCGAAGGAAATGACATTGGAACGTCCCATAAATGGAAGAGAGAACTTGGAAAGAGAGATTCTATTCCTGAACCTCTCGTAAAACGACGAGGTTCTCTTCCCATAGAGATGGTTGCCGCTTCTCATGCTG GATCAGCATCAGGAGCCCGAAGATCCAGCCTCTGGAGGCTTTAG
- the LOC124424374 gene encoding uncharacterized protein LOC124424374 isoform X6, which produces MKLRSQRRSAEITVNSDEQNAVFVRITEDAALPTTIELTDDDATLLSEKPEAASTRRLSDVDRILLDSLDITLSRIKRTGKFLTMHKRRRKKLVTRSLNQEPAILDDIFHGLVQCILQKAGNWRFNAFTLETVTGGRSLPVLCVHLFHWYGLLEYFNLDVVTVWKLFAFIEEGYHSTNPYHNSIHATDVTQAMHCFLQEEKIRTHLTHLEIMASLIAAVTHDLDHPGVNQPFLVATSNHLAALYQNTSVLENHHWRSAIGCLIESGVSDQLPGEIKSELQHHISSLILATDITRQQEFLTCFRHYLDENILDMKKSEDRHFILQIALKCADISNPCRPWDISRKWSYKVCEEFFRQGDYERRLNLPVTPLCDRHSTSIPKIQVGFFKFVVTPLYEEWHRFLGDGLSVSLMEYLRSNQKKWETLIAQETAEDTETEISELEEIDIISSGEEITGDDDSGSIDLLIPTSYIQGTKRSSLPGKTIFGRVGRRHSVPLSVSKPLSLSIRNTDRRDSFPSEHGKLKNHTIKLKEQNPLEPSTLSLLSSKTSIIGGESSEKCTVVERPVSAENLLPEPSIASITNSTEASRLSTVLQSDNQKVATQMKQLTRQQTFPPLQPYARMRYMSTTAELSQCYTQILMEADSISSSSSSPTKDKSCSGGRCGTPPILDMDVISFKKTTGIKSSRESLSSDILCRKRTSTFAELNRQKLESNLNAEYPRRHSMQVVRNDETNSKHRHKRPSSAQGSDSTEVFYASLTGSHSNKDSFGDIQKIESNIEIKPSPTKLPSDEIRTILASKISEHYTLTHHIKIKNTDSELRRYSTPVTESKPLTDNTGRRFTTIPVSSELSTHKFFIGSPPDSPPRVQSVSSSSDSGSEPRRSIGDSTGESLTSTNKKDSDYVREKVFKIAKLSFDVQMKENVDPRGFEESGKNISLSRRNSQGWEKRRGSAPVALLSRLDDFTMISMPQKVDHSCRRGSVPADITRHQDNLTKGGFNRLALGPREENLPAPRRASLPQEATLRNILGNVFSLPNERENFPLINNNNNNNNNTESSNNNGTNRAFDSIASVPGMPSPRRGSIPADISELRRELFNKSNVNGKPRNRKKVLKRRSSGGPEMFAGGIVEGNDIGTSHKWKRELGKRDSIPEPLVKRRGSLPIEMVAASHAGSASGARRSSLWRL; this is translated from the exons AGGCGGTCTGCCGAAATAACGGTGAATAGCGACGAACAGAATGCAGTGTTTGTGCGAATCACCG AAGATGCCGCATTACCAACGACCATTGAGCTGACCGATGATGATGCCACATTACTATCTGAGAAACCGGAAGCAGCATCCACGAGACGTTTGTCGGACGTCGACCGAATTTTATTAGATAGTTTGGACATTACACTATCCAGGATAAAACGTACCGGCAAATTTTTAACGATGCATAAAAGACGACGTAAAAAGCTCGTTACAAGATCTCTCAATCAAGAACCGGCTATATTGGATGACATTTTTCATGGTTTAGTTCAG TGTATTTTGCAAAAAGCCGGAAACTGGCGATTTAACGCTTTCACGTTGGAAACAGTTACGGGTG GACGTTCTCTGCCAGTATTATGCGTTCATCTATTTCATTGGTACGGGCtccttgaatattttaatttagatGTCGTTACTGTTTGGAAACTCTTCG CTTTTATCGAAGAGGGTTATCACAGTACAAATCCTTACCACAACAGTATACACGCCACGGATGTTACTCAGGCGATGCATTGTTTCCTCCAAGAGGAAAAA ATTCGAACGCACTTAACCCATTTAGAAATTATGGCTTCCTTGATAGCTGCGGTAACCCACGATTTGGATCATCCAGGTGTTAATCAACCGTTCTTAGTCGCAACGAGTAATCATCTGGCTGCATTATATCAG AATACGTCGGTTCTGGAGAATCATCACTGGAGGTCCGCCATCGGATGTCTTATAGAAAGCGGTGTTTCCGATCAATTACCAGGTGAAATAAAATCGGAACTTCAACATCATATCAGTTCGTTGATTTTGGCTACGGATATCACGAGGCAACAGGAATTCCTTACATGTTTTAGG CATTATCTGGATGAAAATATTCTTGATATGAAGAAATCCGAGGATCGTCATTTCATATTGCAGATAGCATTAAAATGTGCCGATATATCGAATCCATGTAGGCCCTGGGATATATCAAGGAAATGGTCTTACAAAGTCTGCGAAGAATTCTTTCGACAAGGTGATTACGAACGTCGCCTTAATTTACCAGTAACGCCATTGTGCGATCGACACTCGACAAGTATTCCAAAGATTCAAGTTGGATTTTTCAAATTCGTCGTTACGCCTCTTTACGAAGAATGGCATCGTTTTCTTGGTGATGGTTTAAGCGTTTCCTTGATGGAATATCTACGTAGTAATCAGAAAAAATGGGAAACACTTATAGCCCAAGAAACCGCCGAAGATACGGAAACAGAAATTTCGGAATTGGAggaaatagatattattagttCCGGGGAAGAAATCACCGGGGATGATGATTCAGGTAGCATAGATTTATTGATTCCAACGTCATACATACAAGGTACTAAAAGGTCCAGTTTGCCAGGGAAAACAATATTCGGTCGAGTCGGTAGACGTCATTCTGTACCTCTTAGCGTATCGAAACCATTATCCCTATCGATTCGAAATACAGACAGGAGAGATAGTTTTCCAAGCGAACACGGTAAATTGAAGAATCATACGATTAAATTGAAGGAACAAAATCCTTTGGAACCAAGtacattgtcattgttatcgtcaaaAACGAGTATTATAGGAGGAGAATCGTCGGAAAAATGTACTGTCGTTGAGAGACCTGTCAGCGCTGAAAATCTATTACCGGAGCCTAGTATAGCTAGTATAACCAATAGTACCGAAGCATCGAGATTAAGTACGGTCCTTCAGTCAGACAATCAGAAAGTTGCTACGCAAATGAAACAATTGACGAGACAACAAACCTTCCCGCCATTGCAACCATACGCTAGAATGAGATATATGTCAACAACGGCAGAATTGTCTCAATGTTACACGCAGATTTTAATGGAGGCCGATAGTATTTCCAGTTCTTCTTCGAGTCCTACAAAAGATAAATCTTGTTCCGGTGGTCGCTGTGGAACACCTCCAATTCTAGACATGGATGTAATTTCATTTAAGAAAACAACTGGCATTAAGTCATCGAGAGAATCTCTTTCGTCTGATATATTATGCAGAAAGAGAACCTCGACTTTCGCAGAATTAAATAGACAAAAATTAGAGTCTAATCTTAATGCTGAATATCCAAGGCGTCACTCCATGCAAGTCGTTCGTAACGACGAAACGAATTCGAAACATCGACATAAACGACCATCTTCGGCTCAGGGATCTGACTCTACCGAAGTATTTTATGCTTCTTTAACTGGCTCCCACAGCAATAAGGATTCGTTTGGTGATATACAAAAGATAGAATCCAACATCGAAATTAAGCCTAGTCCGACGAAGTTACCGTCTGATGAAATACGAACTATTTTGGCAAGCAAAATATCGGAACACTATACGTTAACCcatcatattaaaattaaaaatacggATTCGGAATTACGTAGATATTCAACCCCTGTAACCGAATCCAAACCGTTGACTGATAATACCGGTAGACGATTCACTACGATACCTGTATCTTCTGAGCTTAGCActcataaatttttcattggcAGTCCTCCCGACTCACCTCCACGGGTTCAAAGTGTATCCTCTTCAAGCGATAGTGGTAGTGAACCAAGAAGGAGTATCGGTGATTCGACTGGTGAAAGTTTAACCTCAACTAATAAAAAGGATTCTGATTATGTGAGGGAGAAAGTTTTCAAGATCGCCAAACTAAGTTTCGATGTGCAAATGAAAGAGAACGTCGATCCACGAGGCTTCGAAGAATCCGGCAaaaatatctctttatctcgaaGAAATAGTCAg GGCTGGGAAAAGAGACGTGGATCAGCTCCAGTTGCATTATTATCAAGACTAGATGATTTCACAATGATTTCTATGCCACAAAAAGTAGATCATAGTTGCAGACGTGGTTCCGTACCAGCCGACATTACTAGGCATCAAGATAATTTAACAA aagGAGGATTCAATCGTTTAGCATTGGGACCACGAGAAGAAAATCTTCCCGCACCCAGAAGAGCTAGTCTTCCGCAGGAAGCTACATTGAGGAATATTCTTGGCAATGTGTTTTCTTTACCCA atgaaagagaaaatttcccgctgatcaataataacaataacaataacaataatacagaaagtagtaacaataatggaACAAACAGAGCATTTGATAGTATTGCTTCTGTTCCTGGTATGCCATCACCTAGGAGGGGTTCCATACCAGCAGATATATCAGAGTTAAGACGAGAATTATTTAACAAGAGTAACGTCAATGGGAAACCACGTAACCGGAAGAAAGtcttaaaaagaagaagtagcgGTGGACCAGAAATGTTCGCAGGAGGTATCGTCGAAGGAAATGACATTGGAACGTCCCATAAATGGAAGAGAGAACTTGGAAAGAGAGATTCTATTCCTGAACCTCTCGTAAAACGACGAGGTTCTCTTCCCATAGAGATGGTTGCCGCTTCTCATGCTG GATCAGCATCAGGAGCCCGAAGATCCAGCCTCTGGAGGCTTTAG